One stretch of Natronobacterium gregoryi SP2 DNA includes these proteins:
- a CDS encoding HAMP domain-containing protein, whose product MKGATVSRVVVDTYRRTLRQLLQWLQFEDSIERKVLTAAVIQYVAAMLLLVFPLAFLGPTRVLTAMPTGYVVGTAVVVCLVTLAFANTVWVVRRDLLTPVLELQDVTEALAVGHLDQAQTDPTQTDEIETLQSAIRNVHQHLLVVTEQTNTLGQEECSAPILEEEIPGQLGSSLETM is encoded by the coding sequence ATGAAAGGAGCCACAGTTTCACGCGTAGTAGTCGACACGTACCGACGCACGCTCCGGCAGTTGCTGCAGTGGCTCCAGTTCGAGGACAGCATCGAGCGAAAGGTCCTCACGGCGGCCGTCATCCAGTACGTGGCCGCGATGTTGCTGCTCGTGTTTCCGCTTGCCTTTCTCGGCCCTACGCGAGTACTGACGGCCATGCCAACGGGATACGTCGTCGGGACGGCTGTGGTCGTCTGCCTTGTGACTCTCGCGTTCGCAAACACTGTCTGGGTCGTCCGCCGGGATCTCCTTACGCCAGTCTTGGAACTGCAAGATGTGACGGAGGCACTCGCTGTGGGACACTTAGACCAGGCACAGACAGACCCAACGCAGACCGACGAAATCGAAACACTCCAGTCGGCGATCAGGAACGTCCACCAACACCTCCTCGTCGTCACCGAACAGACCAACACGCTCGGTCAGGAGGAGTGTAGTGCGCCGATTCTCGAAGAAGAGATTCCAGGCCAGCTCGGTAGCTCTCTCGAGACGATGTGA
- a CDS encoding RAD55 family ATPase → MYEFADIQTDATIAPGTNILVTGPPLTGKRQLALDVLAQGAERGDGSIIVTTKDNADTIRARCSERTQQESPPLGIVDCVSNQQSNESSDSSQVSYVSSPVDMTSIGIAVSRFLEEFYEGRGITENRVMLHSISTLLLYSDLETVFRFLHVFTGRIQSADGLGIYLIDSTAHDEQTVDTLKQLFDGVVNVAPEDGTETTVTTTGLAL, encoded by the coding sequence ATGTATGAGTTTGCGGACATCCAGACGGACGCCACGATCGCTCCGGGGACGAATATCCTCGTAACGGGACCACCGCTTACTGGGAAACGCCAACTCGCACTCGACGTTCTCGCACAGGGAGCCGAACGCGGGGACGGTTCGATTATCGTAACGACAAAAGACAACGCCGACACCATTCGAGCCAGATGTAGCGAGAGAACGCAACAGGAGTCGCCACCGCTTGGCATCGTCGACTGCGTCTCGAACCAACAGTCGAACGAATCCAGCGATAGCTCGCAGGTCTCGTACGTTTCCTCACCTGTCGATATGACGAGCATCGGAATTGCAGTCTCGAGGTTTCTCGAGGAGTTCTACGAGGGGCGTGGAATCACCGAGAATCGCGTCATGTTGCACTCGATTTCGACGTTGTTACTGTACTCGGACCTCGAGACGGTGTTTCGGTTCTTGCACGTCTTTACGGGACGGATTCAGAGTGCCGATGGTCTCGGAATCTATCTCATCGATTCGACAGCACACGACGAACAGACGGTCGACACGCTCAAACAGTTGTTTGACGGCGTCGTGAACGTCGCCCCAGAGGACGGCACCGAGACGACGGTCACGACGACCGGCCTGGCCCTGTAA
- a CDS encoding HalX domain-containing protein, with product MTEQKSSPPGEESEVLVVDDEPRLAGLFASWLTAGWSVSTAYSGDEALEKIDESTDIVLLDRRMPGQSGDDVLSTLRSKDDDTRVLMITAVEPDFDIIEMGFDDYLVKPVSKDELLTALTDVLERAAYESSVQEYYALVSKRALLEKEKTEHELGESTVYQELTDRIEEVAAETDQAIANFESHTDFAAAFRDIESGSDEVSGSLPDNPN from the coding sequence ATGACGGAGCAAAAGTCCTCTCCGCCAGGAGAGGAGTCGGAGGTGCTCGTCGTCGACGACGAACCCCGACTCGCTGGCCTCTTCGCGAGTTGGTTGACAGCAGGGTGGTCCGTTAGTACTGCCTATAGCGGAGACGAAGCACTCGAGAAGATCGACGAATCGACCGACATCGTCCTGCTCGACCGTCGGATGCCGGGACAATCTGGTGACGACGTGCTCTCTACGCTCCGATCGAAAGACGACGACACACGGGTGCTGATGATCACAGCCGTCGAGCCAGACTTTGATATTATCGAAATGGGCTTCGACGACTACCTCGTGAAGCCAGTCTCCAAAGACGAACTCCTGACAGCCCTCACAGACGTTCTCGAGAGAGCAGCCTACGAGTCGTCTGTCCAGGAGTACTACGCTCTCGTCTCGAAGCGGGCGCTGCTCGAGAAAGAGAAGACTGAGCACGAACTGGGCGAAAGCACGGTCTATCAGGAGTTGACAGACCGAATCGAAGAAGTCGCTGCAGAAACTGACCAAGCGATTGCGAACTTCGAGAGTCACACGGACTTCGCTGCTGCGTTCCGGGACATCGAGTCCGGATCGGACGAAGTTAGCGGGTCACTCCCCGACAATCCGAATTGA
- a CDS encoding DUF5305 domain-containing protein: MIDSPRFDLVAAKYGRGLAVVFLVVGLSALTLTGWAVATPETTTVTQEVGEERIETDVTTTATVVQDGLWANGTTLESSPVYLYTDTPELTVTAETAVTDSGTPLEEAAVEHDLFLRYEAERDGEVFWSDHKGLDDEPTVSAGGQANTSATIDVRAVRERILELEDTLTGVGDISVSVGVETAYDTRSNGGAESDTVPLELTGSAYWLDGTHEIESTHPETASVEIAESPNVAVVGAGSFLAALSLLGAVLVVSRSSTNVAAARKRIHRQRHDEWISTGSIPMWIGEHNLELETLEDVVDVAIDTNERVVHDTQRDLFAVVNGDVVYYYSDRGGWGETAWPTVEINHDSETADPTTFDRQQAHTRSDSAPASLPEDDTAQEKEHKKESQTEREAEDETGEATGTGEEPDSTTFTQADLPDPDDDDAWDQI; this comes from the coding sequence ATGATCGACAGCCCACGGTTTGATCTGGTCGCTGCTAAATACGGGAGGGGGCTTGCGGTCGTCTTTCTCGTCGTCGGACTCTCCGCTCTCACGCTTACTGGCTGGGCAGTTGCCACACCGGAGACGACCACAGTAACGCAGGAGGTGGGAGAAGAACGCATCGAGACCGATGTCACGACTACTGCGACCGTCGTTCAGGACGGCCTCTGGGCGAACGGAACGACACTCGAGTCGAGCCCGGTGTATCTGTACACCGACACGCCCGAGTTGACGGTTACGGCGGAGACGGCGGTTACTGATTCCGGAACGCCACTCGAAGAGGCAGCCGTCGAGCACGATCTGTTCCTGCGTTACGAAGCCGAACGCGATGGAGAGGTCTTCTGGAGCGACCACAAAGGACTGGACGACGAACCGACAGTCTCCGCAGGCGGCCAGGCAAATACCTCGGCGACCATCGACGTCCGAGCAGTCCGTGAGCGGATTCTCGAGTTAGAAGACACGCTCACTGGTGTCGGCGACATCTCGGTTTCGGTCGGTGTCGAGACGGCGTACGACACGCGTTCGAACGGTGGGGCGGAGAGCGACACGGTGCCACTGGAACTGACAGGAAGTGCCTATTGGCTAGATGGCACGCACGAAATCGAGAGCACGCATCCCGAGACAGCGTCGGTCGAAATAGCGGAGTCACCGAACGTGGCGGTCGTCGGTGCTGGTAGTTTCCTTGCTGCACTCTCGCTACTGGGGGCTGTGCTCGTGGTGTCGCGTTCGAGTACGAACGTGGCGGCTGCCCGCAAGCGAATTCATCGCCAGCGGCACGACGAATGGATCTCGACGGGGTCGATTCCGATGTGGATCGGAGAACACAATCTCGAACTCGAGACGCTCGAAGACGTCGTCGACGTCGCGATCGATACGAACGAACGCGTCGTTCACGATACGCAGCGGGACCTGTTTGCCGTCGTCAATGGTGACGTAGTCTACTACTACAGCGATCGTGGTGGGTGGGGAGAGACAGCGTGGCCGACGGTCGAGATCAATCACGACAGTGAGACAGCCGATCCCACGACGTTCGACCGGCAGCAAGCGCACACACGATCAGATAGCGCTCCAGCAAGCCTTCCCGAGGACGACACGGCCCAAGAAAAAGAACACAAAAAAGAAAGCCAGACCGAACGAGAAGCGGAAGACGAAACGGGGGAGGCAACTGGGACAGGCGAAGAACCTGACTCGACTACTTTCACGCAAGCAGACCTCCCGGACCCTGACGACGACGACGCGTGGGACCAAATCTGA
- a CDS encoding S26 family signal peptidase, translating into MRTVLTRTVGLAVAVVVVALLLGQLLGQPILFGYVATGSMEPTMDAGDGFIAIPNAVSGPPAEGDVVVFDAVELHGGELTTHRIVEETDEGYITVGDANPFTDQDAAEPPVSDEQVVAHALQVHGEVVTIPSLGSIVVGVTAVTETAVGTIATAAGVTDVFDTNDAGAFLVGSGIALLGFGLLLEVLSPTSRDTRRSRNRPNVVGIGTVVGIVLLVFVTFATASMVIPSGTIAFGVGSATAPSDDPQVAAPGEQIEVEHETENSGYLPVLVVREVHHETVTVSPEWQTVSPRSSETATVAATAPEETGEYTRHVDEHRYVLVTAPSLLVWFHSLHPLVAIAAVNGVLVAAAITIVVVLFGATDLRLRDPVSDVSVLVRLRRKFR; encoded by the coding sequence ATGCGAACAGTTCTAACTCGAACGGTCGGTCTCGCTGTAGCCGTCGTTGTCGTTGCATTGTTACTCGGTCAGTTGCTCGGACAGCCGATTCTCTTCGGCTACGTTGCGACGGGGAGTATGGAGCCAACGATGGACGCCGGTGACGGCTTTATTGCTATCCCGAACGCCGTCTCTGGGCCGCCCGCAGAGGGCGATGTCGTCGTTTTCGACGCAGTCGAACTCCACGGAGGTGAACTGACGACTCATCGCATCGTCGAGGAGACCGACGAGGGCTATATTACGGTCGGTGATGCGAACCCGTTTACCGATCAAGACGCCGCCGAACCACCCGTCAGCGACGAGCAAGTCGTCGCCCATGCACTGCAGGTACACGGCGAGGTCGTTACGATCCCGTCTCTCGGCTCGATCGTCGTCGGAGTAACGGCCGTTACGGAAACTGCCGTCGGAACGATCGCAACGGCAGCCGGTGTTACAGACGTGTTCGACACCAATGATGCCGGTGCGTTTCTCGTCGGTAGCGGGATTGCCCTCCTCGGGTTTGGCCTCCTGCTCGAGGTTCTCAGTCCAACGAGCCGAGACACGCGACGGTCACGAAACCGCCCGAACGTGGTCGGTATCGGGACGGTGGTGGGGATCGTCTTGCTCGTATTCGTCACGTTCGCGACGGCGTCGATGGTGATCCCGTCGGGAACGATCGCGTTTGGGGTAGGGAGTGCAACGGCACCGAGTGACGACCCACAGGTCGCTGCACCCGGTGAACAGATCGAGGTCGAGCACGAAACCGAAAACTCGGGGTATCTCCCCGTCCTCGTCGTTCGGGAGGTGCATCACGAAACAGTGACTGTAAGCCCCGAATGGCAGACGGTTTCACCCCGGAGTAGTGAGACGGCAACTGTTGCTGCGACTGCGCCCGAAGAAACCGGCGAGTACACCCGTCACGTCGACGAACACCGGTACGTGCTGGTGACCGCGCCCTCGCTGCTCGTCTGGTTCCACAGCCTTCATCCGCTCGTTGCGATTGCAGCGGTAAACGGCGTCCTCGTCGCAGCGGCGATCACGATCGTGGTCGTTCTCTTTGGCGCGACGGACCTTCGACTTCGGGACCCGGTATCCGACGTTTCGGTGCTGGTGCGCCTTCGCCGAAAATTCCGGTAG
- a CDS encoding PAS domain S-box protein, with product MTDRILAVEDTNGQTNSLRTIFTRNRRVCSEVELTVATGISDATSTLETKSIDCILSRQELLEGTGVELLRTVRQENSEVPFFLFVAGDLTTVARDAVNAGVTEYLPLSDAHSAGIAHRIEDAIEAHHDEPPLAELLDSVPHAVLVYDPARATITTANKTACDYWGYTVDELRQQSLESVGAEAQPALDASLSELLEHGHSESIQPIEWQCEANDGTEFWTELTVQSIQYEGDTAFALHVRDITDEKRQQETLELFREAIARSGHSMYITDSSGEILYANAAFEDVTGYAYSDVAGSTPRVLKSGAHDTEYYRQLWETILEGETWQNEIINERKDGSRYIANQTIAPLTDSQGQISHFVAVNDEITDRKRREEKFKRLYRATTGWIEADSRSEACKQVSEHVTMLLECDLHRVFLSDTETDALEPVSVSDQGDGVTTDRPTFEAGEEIVREVYETGVARRCDDVWTAENASNAETDLRSKLVLPLGDHGVVLIGAREPGCFTDDDEWLVKIIASILTAVLDRIRNERQLEERNSRLAEFASLVSHDLRNPLNVATGHLELARESGDLDHLNDVAASHTRMEEIIEDLLWLSREGKEIQRPRPVTLESVVERAWSYVETGDATLETACERTIDADPDRLQQLFENLFRNAVEHGGEDVTVTVGLFDGEVGFYVEDTGDGIPSNERDDVFDSGYTTLEGNTGYGLSIVETVVEGHGWSIDLADGEDGGARFEVCMESE from the coding sequence ATGACCGACCGAATACTCGCTGTCGAAGATACCAACGGGCAGACAAACAGCCTTCGTACGATCTTCACACGGAATAGACGGGTCTGTAGCGAGGTCGAACTTACAGTTGCGACCGGAATTAGCGACGCAACGTCGACTCTCGAGACGAAGTCGATCGACTGTATTCTGAGCAGACAGGAGCTTTTGGAGGGAACGGGAGTCGAACTCCTCAGAACGGTTCGGCAGGAGAATTCGGAGGTGCCATTTTTTCTCTTTGTTGCTGGTGACCTAACGACGGTTGCGAGGGATGCAGTCAATGCAGGGGTAACCGAGTATCTACCGCTCTCAGATGCACATTCTGCGGGTATTGCACACCGGATCGAAGATGCTATCGAAGCGCATCACGACGAGCCGCCGCTGGCCGAGTTGCTCGACTCCGTCCCGCATGCGGTTCTCGTGTACGACCCAGCACGGGCGACGATTACTACAGCTAACAAAACGGCGTGTGACTATTGGGGGTACACGGTGGACGAACTTCGGCAGCAGTCCCTCGAATCGGTCGGCGCTGAGGCCCAACCTGCGTTGGACGCGTCGTTGAGTGAGCTTTTAGAGCACGGCCACAGCGAGTCCATACAGCCCATCGAATGGCAGTGTGAAGCCAACGATGGAACGGAATTCTGGACGGAGCTTACCGTCCAATCGATCCAGTATGAGGGAGACACTGCTTTTGCCTTACACGTTCGAGACATTACAGACGAGAAACGACAGCAAGAAACACTCGAGTTGTTCAGAGAAGCGATCGCTCGGTCTGGCCACTCGATGTACATCACTGACTCTAGTGGTGAGATTTTATACGCGAACGCGGCCTTCGAAGACGTAACAGGCTATGCGTATTCGGACGTCGCGGGGTCAACACCACGGGTTCTCAAATCAGGGGCACACGACACCGAGTACTATCGGCAACTGTGGGAGACGATTCTCGAGGGAGAGACCTGGCAAAACGAAATTATCAACGAGAGAAAAGACGGGTCCCGATACATCGCCAATCAGACTATCGCCCCTCTCACCGATAGCCAAGGGCAGATAAGCCACTTCGTCGCCGTCAACGACGAGATAACTGACCGAAAACGACGGGAAGAGAAGTTCAAGCGCCTGTATCGAGCAACAACGGGGTGGATCGAGGCTGACTCTCGGAGCGAAGCCTGCAAACAGGTTAGTGAACACGTGACAATGCTACTCGAGTGTGATCTGCACAGAGTCTTTCTCTCCGATACGGAAACAGACGCACTCGAGCCGGTATCGGTCTCGGACCAGGGCGACGGTGTGACGACAGATCGACCGACGTTCGAGGCCGGTGAGGAAATTGTCCGGGAGGTTTACGAAACGGGTGTCGCTCGCCGATGCGATGACGTCTGGACCGCTGAAAATGCCTCCAACGCAGAGACTGATCTTCGAAGTAAGCTCGTTCTTCCACTCGGTGATCACGGTGTCGTTCTGATCGGAGCACGAGAACCGGGGTGTTTCACCGACGACGACGAATGGCTCGTGAAGATCATCGCTTCGATTCTCACAGCCGTTTTGGACCGAATCAGGAACGAGCGACAACTCGAAGAACGGAACAGTCGTCTTGCAGAGTTTGCAAGTCTGGTCTCCCATGACTTGCGGAACCCGCTAAACGTTGCTACGGGGCACCTCGAGCTCGCCCGAGAGAGCGGTGATCTCGACCATCTGAACGACGTTGCAGCGTCTCATACTCGGATGGAAGAAATTATCGAGGATCTGCTCTGGCTCTCTCGAGAGGGAAAAGAGATACAGCGTCCGCGACCGGTGACTCTCGAATCGGTCGTCGAAAGGGCGTGGTCGTACGTCGAGACGGGCGACGCAACGCTCGAAACAGCGTGTGAGCGAACGATCGATGCCGACCCGGACCGTCTCCAGCAACTGTTCGAGAATCTGTTTCGTAATGCCGTCGAACACGGTGGTGAGGATGTCACAGTGACGGTTGGGCTGTTCGACGGCGAAGTCGGCTTCTACGTCGAAGATACGGGTGACGGTATTCCCTCGAACGAACGCGATGACGTCTTTGACTCGGGCTATACGACACTCGAGGGGAATACGGGGTACGGCCTCTCGATCGTGGAGACAGTTGTCGAGGGGCACGGGTGGAGTATCGATCTTGCGGACGGTGAAGACGGTGGGGCGAGATTCGAAGTCTGCATGGAGTCGGAGTAG
- a CDS encoding winged helix-turn-helix domain-containing protein has translation MKLRQPTDFLILEELEDKGRNVATNLASHTGKSRKNINTRLPVLEDYGLVRKIGPAERSGLYEITSDGKAALLYQGQYEQVDNFEDLIDGPAAATDDPQASFARGEDQTEDS, from the coding sequence ATGAAACTCCGTCAACCAACTGACTTCCTCATCCTAGAGGAACTCGAGGACAAAGGTCGAAACGTTGCGACGAATCTGGCCTCCCACACGGGGAAGAGTCGGAAGAACATCAACACACGATTACCGGTGCTCGAAGACTACGGCCTCGTTCGGAAGATCGGTCCGGCCGAACGCTCCGGCCTGTACGAAATCACGTCCGACGGGAAGGCGGCACTGCTCTACCAGGGGCAGTACGAGCAAGTAGATAACTTCGAGGACCTCATCGACGGCCCCGCCGCCGCCACTGACGACCCGCAGGCGAGTTTCGCTCGCGGTGAAGACCAGACAGAAGACAGCTAA
- a CDS encoding helix-turn-helix transcriptional regulator, with amino-acid sequence MFPNALRDGRVVGATLLVVSTFVLGVQLLNPPELVVATSGHDATVGTVGYYFPYQNAVIVAIAASTFGATTTFLVLETRYASSDTADDSTVTADDADPAAQRRNWEETAAELSATERVVYETALKAGGKIPQRDIVEQTDLSKATVSRTLGTLESRDLLARERRGMGNVVVLQ; translated from the coding sequence ATGTTCCCGAACGCCCTCCGAGACGGCCGAGTGGTTGGTGCCACCCTGCTCGTCGTCTCCACGTTCGTCCTCGGGGTACAGCTTTTGAACCCGCCCGAGCTCGTCGTTGCGACGAGCGGCCACGACGCCACCGTTGGAACGGTCGGCTACTACTTCCCATATCAGAACGCCGTCATCGTCGCCATCGCCGCATCTACGTTCGGTGCGACGACGACGTTTCTCGTCCTCGAAACTCGCTACGCGAGCAGCGACACCGCAGACGATTCCACAGTGACAGCCGACGACGCCGATCCAGCGGCACAACGGAGGAACTGGGAGGAGACCGCCGCAGAACTGTCCGCTACCGAACGAGTCGTCTACGAAACGGCACTGAAAGCCGGCGGTAAGATCCCACAGCGGGACATCGTCGAACAGACCGACCTCTCGAAGGCAACAGTCAGCCGAACGCTCGGGACTCTCGAGTCGCGGGACCTGCTGGCCAGAGAACGACGAGGAATGGGTAACGTCGTCGTGCTACAGTAA
- a CDS encoding PGF-CTERM sorting domain-containing protein, translated as MSNETEPDATRRRVLQTSAVGVTAGAVIGVGSTPTAARDNETDAGDEGTDDGTAGGDEGAANDGEASPACDGSPSMSRTSVTTPQSRITSDDPAVVEANFRPDQMIPDECTIVVDLEFSFTDSGFQWGGGAEWDQATSDLVVGTFEVGPGEIRDIRGELHTQGAEAGDSVTVVADYEIWFEGNPEESVQQSGIRHTIDVEESNPAPEEPGGEGGGLLDSVPGFGVLNAVAGIGGAAYALKQRAADDSE; from the coding sequence ATGTCGAACGAGACCGAACCAGACGCAACGAGACGGAGAGTGTTGCAAACCTCGGCGGTCGGAGTAACTGCGGGAGCGGTGATCGGTGTCGGGTCGACACCGACCGCTGCTCGAGACAACGAAACTGACGCGGGTGACGAAGGGACCGACGACGGGACTGCTGGTGGTGACGAAGGAGCGGCAAACGACGGCGAAGCGTCACCGGCGTGTGACGGCTCTCCCAGCATGAGTCGGACGAGTGTAACCACGCCACAGAGTCGGATTACGAGCGACGATCCGGCCGTCGTCGAGGCTAACTTCCGTCCGGATCAAATGATCCCGGACGAATGTACTATCGTCGTCGACCTCGAGTTCAGCTTTACCGATTCTGGCTTTCAGTGGGGTGGCGGCGCAGAGTGGGATCAAGCGACTTCGGATCTCGTCGTGGGAACGTTCGAGGTGGGCCCTGGCGAAATTCGTGACATCCGTGGTGAACTCCACACGCAAGGTGCTGAAGCGGGCGACAGTGTCACGGTCGTCGCAGACTACGAGATCTGGTTCGAAGGGAATCCTGAAGAATCTGTACAGCAGAGTGGTATCAGACACACTATCGACGTCGAAGAGTCAAACCCCGCTCCAGAAGAGCCGGGTGGTGAAGGTGGGGGGCTGCTCGATAGCGTCCCTGGGTTCGGTGTTCTGAACGCCGTTGCAGGAATCGGTGGTGCTGCATACGCACTCAAACAGAGAGCGGCCGACGATAGTGAGTAG
- a CDS encoding COG1361 family protein, producing the protein MNERVLQGLLFSLVILVLCGLTVGIAGGSDGIAEDVTQTEEEVVIDTDWVNINLQSQRTTVEPGETVQLSHSAANLHPEDELTVQLVLEAPSGADVSGTGDIDSGTAGQFVTTTELDPGEIQDQRIDIDLLEAGEYELTGQAIYYFGDDPDTSRTVEISLPIEKQPPPPTTTERVADVTTGAILAVPGLQHSLAEGLETRAASVDNEMILGIYVGGVVGLSVFLLVVLSPVVTLLTGRSIVGSIRGHPGGIAIAERTVTKSIMLVGFALFLVDISSVASDGTFDTIWSAQVLSALIVASPFAIVVSVLVLVKTRIVGAVIEAKRRLFESVVDR; encoded by the coding sequence ATGAACGAACGAGTACTTCAGGGGCTGTTGTTTTCCCTCGTGATCCTGGTTCTCTGTGGCCTCACAGTCGGGATAGCCGGTGGCTCCGACGGGATCGCCGAGGACGTAACCCAAACCGAGGAGGAAGTCGTGATCGACACCGATTGGGTGAACATCAACCTTCAGTCCCAGCGGACGACGGTAGAGCCGGGTGAGACGGTTCAGCTGAGTCATTCGGCTGCGAACCTCCACCCCGAAGACGAACTGACGGTCCAGCTCGTCTTGGAAGCCCCAAGCGGTGCTGACGTTTCGGGAACCGGCGACATAGACAGCGGGACCGCTGGTCAGTTCGTTACAACAACGGAGTTAGACCCCGGAGAGATCCAGGATCAGCGTATAGATATCGACTTGCTCGAGGCTGGCGAGTACGAACTAACTGGACAAGCGATCTACTACTTCGGTGACGACCCCGATACGAGTCGGACGGTCGAAATATCGCTGCCGATCGAGAAACAACCGCCGCCGCCCACGACTACCGAGAGAGTGGCCGACGTCACAACTGGAGCGATACTGGCGGTGCCTGGGCTTCAGCACTCCCTCGCCGAGGGACTGGAAACCCGAGCGGCTAGCGTCGACAACGAGATGATCCTGGGGATCTACGTCGGCGGCGTCGTCGGGCTGTCTGTCTTTCTTCTCGTGGTTCTCTCACCGGTCGTAACGCTTCTGACTGGGCGCAGTATCGTCGGCAGTATCCGCGGCCATCCCGGTGGAATAGCTATTGCGGAACGTACCGTGACGAAGTCTATCATGCTGGTTGGCTTCGCGCTCTTTCTGGTCGATATCTCTTCCGTCGCTAGCGACGGGACGTTCGACACCATCTGGTCGGCACAGGTCCTTTCGGCCCTGATCGTCGCCTCTCCGTTCGCCATCGTCGTCAGCGTCCTCGTACTGGTCAAAACACGCATCGTCGGGGCAGTTATCGAGGCGAAACGTCGATTGTTCGAATCGGTGGTCGATCGATGA
- a CDS encoding DUF5785 family protein — protein sequence MSQDWPVDPDGEEGSEGMRKFDMRIIADKVDEEADFPMDVSEFVDEYGEYPIRINHERVVALREIFEYVDAEEFEELVDMHKAVGAAMREGDFWKYHPEGSDPKKKPA from the coding sequence ATGAGCCAGGATTGGCCAGTCGATCCGGACGGCGAGGAAGGAAGCGAGGGGATGCGCAAGTTCGACATGCGGATCATCGCGGACAAGGTAGACGAGGAAGCGGACTTTCCGATGGACGTCTCCGAGTTCGTCGACGAGTACGGCGAGTATCCGATCCGGATCAACCACGAGCGGGTCGTCGCGCTGCGTGAGATCTTCGAGTACGTCGATGCCGAGGAGTTCGAGGAACTGGTCGACATGCACAAGGCCGTCGGAGCGGCGATGCGCGAGGGGGACTTCTGGAAGTACCACCCGGAGGGGTCCGATCCCAAAAAGAAGCCCGCCTAA
- a CDS encoding GTP cyclohydrolase III — protein sequence MTNTQVTLVQIDNYGPWTVTPEPRREADLQTLQSRLYADISQFVGNRGGYVFFTRFDNMIAVTNGLDFEDHRLLQESAGNRYPVTLSLGVATGTDPVQALSDATTRLQEAGSAQDENRRECLEGRTIDDAHRSDEDVQIAHFDVIDATGNYTDELNAFDTFIEIEQGYAELMRHMRYAHDSLSFFVGGDNVIVVCPDLEDEDYVEAIHHVEEAADVSLQVGVGHGENAHDAGFEAKHALETCRADGTRVELAWES from the coding sequence GTGACTAATACGCAGGTTACGCTGGTCCAGATCGACAACTACGGTCCGTGGACGGTGACGCCAGAACCGAGACGAGAGGCTGACCTCCAGACACTACAGTCACGACTCTACGCCGATATCTCTCAGTTCGTCGGGAATCGTGGCGGATACGTGTTCTTTACGCGGTTCGACAACATGATCGCTGTGACGAACGGCCTCGACTTCGAGGACCATCGACTCCTCCAGGAGTCGGCCGGCAACCGCTACCCAGTCACGCTGAGTCTCGGGGTGGCGACTGGAACCGACCCCGTACAGGCGTTGTCCGACGCGACGACCCGCCTCCAGGAAGCCGGCAGCGCCCAGGACGAGAACCGACGAGAGTGTCTCGAGGGACGGACCATCGACGACGCGCACCGCTCCGACGAGGATGTCCAGATCGCCCACTTCGACGTCATCGACGCGACTGGCAACTACACGGACGAACTCAACGCTTTCGACACCTTCATCGAGATCGAACAGGGGTACGCCGAACTCATGCGACACATGCGGTACGCTCACGACAGTCTCTCGTTTTTCGTCGGTGGGGACAACGTGATCGTCGTCTGCCCCGACCTCGAAGACGAGGACTACGTCGAAGCGATCCACCACGTCGAGGAGGCCGCCGACGTCAGCCTCCAGGTCGGCGTCGGCCACGGAGAAAACGCCCACGACGCGGGGTTTGAGGCGAAACACGCCCTCGAGACCTGTCGAGCCGACGGAACGCGCGTCGAACTCGCGTGGGAATCGTAA